The sequence CTCGACGTCGTCGTGCAGTTCGTCGACGGCCTCCTCGGCGTACTGCTTTTCGAGGTTGAGGCTGTTGAGGTCGCCGTCGATGTCGTCCATCCGGGATTCGATGTCGTCGATCGCCGCCTGGATCTCCTCGCGTTTCGCCGCGAGTTCGGGCACCCGCGAGTCGGCCAGTTCGGCCTCTATCTCCTCGATCTCGGCCTGGATGGATTCGATCTCGTCGCTCTTCTCGGCGATGTCCGCGTCGAGGTCCTGCATCTGCTCGTCGACGTCCTCTCGTTCGGTTTCGAGCCGTTCGATACGGGACTCCATGGCCTCGATGCGGTCCTCGGCGTCCTCGCGTTCGCCCTGGATGCGTTCGATATCCGACTCGAGATCCCGGACCTGGTCGGCCGCGGCGGCACGCTTCTCGCGGGCGTCTTCCAGGCGACCCTCGATGGCGCGAACGTCCTCGCGGATGTCCGCCCGTTTGTCCTCGAGACGCTGGATGCGTTCGGCGACCCGTTCGAGTTGCCCCTTCCCGGTCTTCGAGAAGGAGTATCGCGAGCCAGATCGGCTCCCGCCGGTCATCGCACCGCTTTTCTCGATGAGGTCGCCATCGAGTGTGACGAGTCGCCGGTCGCCCATCAGCGAGCGGGCGGTGTCCAGGTCCTCGACGACCAGGGTGTCGCCGAGCACGTACGAGAAGACGGCGACGTACTGCTCGTCGAAGTCGACGAGGTTGTAGGCGTAGTCGACGACGCCCGGTTCGTTCGGCGCGCTCGGGAGCGAGCGCTCGTACATCTCGGTCAACGGCAGGAACGTCGCCCGGCCTGCATTGCGCGATTTGAGGTAGTCGATGCACTGCTGGCCGACGCCGTCGTCGTCGACCACGACGTTCGCCATGCGGCCCCCGGCGGCCGTCTCGCAGGCTGTCGCGTAGCGTTCTTCCACGCCGCCGAGTTGGCCGACGGTCCCGTGGACGCCGTCGAAGCCCGCGTTCAGGACCGTCGTGACGGCTCTGCCATAGGAACTGTCGCCGTTCTCGTCGGCCCGTGCCTCGATCCGGGCGTACTCCTCGCGGGCCGCGCCAAGGTCGTCTTCGACGTCGTCGAGGTCGTCCTGTCGCTCGGTCTTCTCCCGTTTCAGGTCCTCGACGACCGCCGCGATCTGGCTCTCGTTCTCCTGTGCCTTCTCCAGTTCCGTGCGCAGGTCCTCGATGCGTGAATCGAGTTCGCTGATGGTCTCCTCGGCGTCCTCGACGTTCGACCTCGCCTGCTCGATGTCGTTCGACCGCCGTCGGGCTTCGTCGATGAGCCGGTCCTTCTCGCGCTGGAGGTCGTTCCGGGCGCTCTTGGCCGCCTCGAGTGCCTCCTTCTCCTCCTCGAGGGCGTCTTTCAGTTCGTCGTACTCCGTGTCGATGTCGTCGATCTCGCGCTGGACTGCTTCGAGGTCGGTCTGCTTCTCCTGTTTTTCGGTCGCGAGCGAGGACTTCTCGACTTTCTTCTCGCGGATCTCCGCCTCGAGGTCTTCGATCTTCTCTTGCTTGCGGTCGATCTGGACGAAGGCCTGCCGACGGGTCTGTTCGGCCTCCTCGATGCGCTCTTCGGCACCGTCGATCTGGTCCTCCAGTCGGGAGATCTCGCCTTTCACCTCCTCTATCTCGCGCTTTATCGCGAGTTGTTCGTCCTCGCCTTTCCGTTCGATCTCGGCGTTGAGGTCCTCCAGGTCCTCCTCGAGTCGCAGGACCTCGCCCCGTCGCTCGTCGAGTTCGGCTTTCAGCTCCTCGAGTTCCGCCGACCGTTCCTCGATGTCGGCCTCTGTGGCCGTCAGGTCCTCCTGTCGCTCCTCGAGCTCAGCTGCCTTCTGGAACCCCTCGTATTCGCGTTTCTCGTCGCGGAGGCCCTGGTATTCGAGGGCGGTCTCGCGTTCGTCCTCGAGCTGATCGAGCCGTTCGTGTTTCTCCTCGATGCGTAGTTCGGCTTCGTCGATCCGCTCGCGAACGACGTCCAGCTCTTCGAAGGCGTCGGCCTTCTTCTGGTCGAACTCGGCCACGCCGGCGATCTCGTCGATGATCTCGCGCCGTTCGTGGGGTGTCATCTGGATGATACCCGTCACGTCGCCCTGCATCACGACGTTGTAGCCCTCGGGTGCGACGCCCGCCTGCGCGAGCAACTCGGTGATGTCCGAGAGGTTGACCGACCGTCCGTTGAGGTAGTAATAAGAGTAGTAGTTGTCCTCGGTGCGTTTGACCCGACGTTTCACCCGGATGCGGTCGACGTCACCCACGTCGTCCGTGCCGGCCGCGTTGACGACCTGCGTCCGGGAGAGCGTCCGATCCTCGTTGTTGAGGATGACCTCGACGTTGGCCTCCTTCGGACCGGTGACCTCGCCCTCCTCGTGACTCGGGTTGTAGATCAGGTCCGTGAGCTTCTCCGCGCGCATTCCCCTGGTGCGGGCGAGGCCAAGGGCGAACAGGATGGCGTCGATGATGTTGGACTTCCCGGACCCGTTCGGTCCACTGATCGTGGTGAAGTCTTCGTAAAACGGGATCTTGGTGGTCCGTCCAAAGCTCTTGAAGTTGTCGAGGACGATCTCGTCTATGTACATTGGGAGAGGGCGCGGTGGTCCCGGTCAGGCGACGATGATCTCGTCACTGTCTCGAGACGAACCGTCCTCGTCCGAGGAACTGGCCGAGCCGTTGCCCTCGACCTCCTCGGACGCAGGAACCCACCCGCTCGCCCCTTCCTCGACGGACTGCTCCTCGGCAGTCTCCGCGTCCATCGCCGCTTCCAGTTCTCGGACTCGCTCGGTCGTGTCGACCAGTTCCGAGGTCAGCGTCTCGACGGTCGCCTCGAGTTCGCGGATGCGCCCCTCGAGCTCGTGTCGCTCCCGTTCGTCGCTCATGGTCCTACCAGTCGCCGCGAGCACTATAAAGGGAACGTCAGCCGAGCGTCAGACAGTCGCCGCCAGCCAGCCCCTTCGTTACTCCTAAGCGTGCCCGTGCCGAACCCGTGTGCAATGAGTGCGCAGGCCGCCACGCAGGAGGACCTCGCGGTCGTCATCGGCCTCGAGGTCCACGTGCAACTGGAGACGGACACCAAGATCTTCTGTGGGTGTTCGACGGACACCGCCGGCGCCGAGCCGAATACGCACACGTGCCCGGTCTGCCTCGGGTTGCCGGGGGCGCTCCCGGTGCTCAACGAGGCCGCCGTCGAATCCGCCGTCAAACTCGGGAAGGCCATCGACGCTGAGGTCCCCGAACGAACCCGGTTCCACCGGAAGAACTACTTCTATCCGGACCTCCCGAAGGGCTTCCAGATCACCCAGTACGACGCTCCTATCTGCCAGGACGGATCGCTCGAGATCAGCCACGAGGGCGAGAAGCGAGCCATTGGCATCGAACGTGCGCATCTGGAGGAGGACCCTGGGAGTCTTCAACACGTCGGCGGGAGCATCGACACTGCCGATTACGTCACCGTAGACTACAACCGGGCCGGCGTCCCGCTGATGGAGATCGTGACACGACCGGACTTCCGCGGTCCCGGCGAGGCCCGGGCGTTCCTCGCCAAACTCGAGGAAGTGCTCGAGTATCTGGCGATCTACGACAGCCAGCGCGACGGTAGTCTCCGCATCGACGCGAACATCTCGATGGTCGACGCGGGCGAGGTCGATACCGACGGCTCCATCGCTGACGACGTCCTCGCCGCGGCCAACCGTACCGAGGTGAAGAACATCTCGAGCCACAAGGGCGCCGAGAAAGCTCTGGCCTACGAGGTCACCCGCCAGCGCAACGCTATCCAGCGGGGGCGCGAGGTCGAACAGGAGACCCGCCACTGGGACGAATCCCGTGGCATCACGGTGTCGATGCGATCGAAGGAGGCCGAAAAGGATTACCGGTACTTCCGCGAGGCCGACCTGCCGCCGCTGGAGGTTTCGGACTGGACGGACTCCATTCCGATTCCCGAACTTCCCGATGCCCGCAGGGACCGGTTCCAGTCCGATTATGGTCTGGACGAGGAGGCTGCGGACAAGCTAACGTCCACCAAGCAGGTCGCCGACTTCTTCGAGGACGTCGCCGAGCGGTTCGACGCGGAACTGGCGGCGACGTGGGTCGCCGACGACCTCCTCGGTGAACTCAACTACCGCGACATGTCCATCACCGACGTCGCGGATCGCCTCGAGGAGTTCGCCCGTCTGGTCGAGATGGTGGCCGACGAGGAGATAACCGAAAAGAACGCCCGTGAGGTCGTCCTCCGGACGATGCTCGACGAGGGCGATTCTCCGGACGACGTCGTCGAGGCGGCGGGGCTGGGCAAGACGAGCGGCGACGAGGTGGCCCAGGCCGTCGCGACGGCCATCGAGGAGAACCCGGACGCCGTCGAGGATTACCACGCCGGCGAGGGCGGAGCGATCAACTTCCTGGTGGGGCAGGTCATGCAGAAGACGGGTGGGAGTGCCGACCCGGGCGAGGTCAACGAGTTGTTACGCGACGCGATGGACGAGTGACGGGCAACGAGTTGTTACGCGACGCGATGGACGAGAGATCGACGCGGGTCGAACGCCCGAATCTGTACGGCCGATACCCTCATATACGGCGGTTTCCTACGAACGGTCGACCGATGGCCACGAAATGGCATACCAACCTCCCGTCGGACTGGGACGACGCGCCCAGCGACCCGCCCGAAGACGACACCGATTCCGTCATCGAACCGTACGGTGACGGCGTGGTGATGCGACCCCTTCAGGCCGCCGTAGACAATCAGAAGACCGCGGCGTACCTCTACTGCAACGCACGAGCGGTGAGCGACCTCGGCGAAGAAGCGGTCTGACCCCGCCGAGAGTTCTTCGAAACGTTATTCGACAGCCGACTTCTCGACCGACGAGCGATGGCCGTGCCAGTAATCGACGGTCCGATAGAGCACGTAGAGGACGGCATTCAGGAACCCGACCACGGCGAACAGGGCGCCGAGTTGCGCACCGAGTGAGCCGACGAGTCCCCGGCCCTGGGGACCGATGTTCCCGACGCCGACCGCGAAGAACGCGGCGAAGACGCCCCAGACGAGGAGGATGGCGGCGATTCTCGCCCCGTCTTCGATGTACGATGCGACCGAATGTGGCGGACGAATGGAGGGCAGATCGTCCATGATCGGCGTTCGACCGGGCGTGGAATAAAAGCCAGTGTGTCAGTCCGTCTCGTAGCGCCGAACGACGAAATCCTTACAAGTCGGTTCGGCCTACAGGCGAGCAGTAACCGGCCCGGCGCCGGGGTGTGATACGTGGAACTCATCGTAACCGAGAAGAACAACGCGGCACGTCGTATCGCGGAGATCCTGAGCGACGGGTCCGCGACGACGGAGCGCGTCGGCGGCGTCGACGTGTATCGCTGGGGAACACACCGGGTCATCGGCCTGTCCGGCCACGTCGTCGGGGTGGACTTCCCCGAGGAGTACGCCGACTGGCGGGACGTCGAACCGGCCGAACTGGTCCACGCGTCGGTCCAGAAACGACCGACCCAGGACGACATCGTCAGGGCACTCAAGCGCCTGGCCAGACGGGCCGACGACGTCGTCATCGCGACCGACTACGACCGCGAAGGCGAACTCATCGGGAAGGAAGCATACGAACTCGTCCGCGAGGAGAACGAGGACGTTCCGGTCCGGCGCGTCCGCTTCTCCTCGATCACCGAGAACGAGGTGAAGAATGCCTTCGCAAATCCCGACGAACTGGATTTCGACCTCGCGGAGGCCGGCGAGGCCCGACAGATCATCGACCTGATTTGGGGCGCGGCGCTTACCCGCTTTCTCTCGCTGTCGGCCCGCCAGATGGGCAACGACTTCATCAGCGTGGGTCGGGTCCAGACGCCGACGCTCAGGCTCATCGTCGAGAAGGAACGCGAGATCGACGCCTTCGAACCCGAGGACTACTGGGAGCTGTTCGCCGACCTGGCGAAAAACGGCGATGCCTTCGAGGCGCAATACTTCTATCGCGACGACGACGGCACCGAAGCCGAACGCATCTGGAACGAGGCAGACGCGAGCGAGGCGACGGCGATCCTCGAGGGCGAACGGGCGGCCATCGTCGAGTCCGTCTCGCGACGGACCCGGCGCGACGATCCGCCGGCCCCGTTCAACACCACGCAGTTCATCCGTGCCGCCGGGTCGCTCGGGTTCGCCGCCGGTCGGGCGATGAGCATCGCCGAGGACCTCTACACGGCGGGGTACATCACCTACCCCCGGACCGACAACACGGTGTATCCGGACGACCTCGACCCCGAAGAACTCCTCGAGACGTTCGCCGGAACGGGTGAATTCGGTGAGGACGCCACCTCGCTGTTGCAATCGGAGTCGCTCTCCCCGACCCGAGGGGACAACGAGACGACCGACCACCCGCCGATCCATCCCACCCCGGACCTCCCAGACAAGGGCGACCTCTCCGGAGACGAGTGGCGGGTCTACGAACTCGTCGTCCGGCGCTTTTTCGCCACGCTCGCCGAACCCGCCGTGTGGGAGCACCTGCGCGTCGTGGCCGAGACGGCGGGTCTGCGCCTGAAGGCCAACGGCAAGCGCCTCCGCGAACCGGGGTATCACGCGGTTTATCCCTACTTCAACACGAGCGAGAACTACGTCCCCGACGTCGAGGAGGGCGAGACGCTGTCCATCGAGGACGTACGCCTCGAAGACAAGGAGACCCAGCCGCCACGCCGGTACGGGCAGTCCCGCCTCATCGAGAAGATGGAGGATCTGGGTATCGGGACGAAGAGTACCCGCCACAACGTCATCGAGAAACTCTACGACCGCGGGTACATCGAGGAGGACCCACCACGGCCGACCCGCCTCGCGAGAGCGGTCGTCGAGGCCGCCGAGGAGTTCGCCGATCTGGTGGTCAGCGAGGAGATGACCAGCGAACTCGAAGCGGAGATGACGGCCATCGCGAACGGAGAGAAGACCTTGGAGGAGGTCACCGACGACTCCCGGGAAGCCCTCGACCGCATCTTCGCGGAACTGGGCGAGTCCCGCGAGGACATCGGCGAGCACCTCCAGGAGTCGCTCAAGGCGGACAAGACACTCGGTCCGTGCCCGGAGTGTGGCGAGGACCTCCTCGTCCGGCGGAGTCGACGCGGATCGTACTTCGTGGGCTGTGATGGCTATCCCGAGTGTCGGTTCACCCTCCCGCTCCCGAACAGTGGCGAACCACTGGTGATGGACGAAACTTGCGAGGAGCACGACCTCCGGCACGTCAAGATGCTCGCGGGACGCAGCACCTTCGTCCACGGCTGTCCGCTGTGCAAGGCCGAGGAGGCCGACGACGAGGAAGACCGGGTGATCGGAGACTGTCCCGAATGTGGTGCGGACCACGGTGGCGAACTGGCCATCAAACGCCTTCGGAACGGGAATCGGCTGGTCGGCTGTACGCGGTATCCCGACTGCGAGTACTCCTTACCGCTCCCGCGGCGCGGCGAGATCGAGATCACCGACGACCACTGCGAGGAGCACGACCTCCCCGAACTCGTCGTCCACGACGGCGACGAACCGTGGGAACTGGGCTGTCCCATCTGTAACTACGAGGAGTACAGCGCCGCCCAGAACGATGCCGACCTCGAATCGCTCGACGGCGTCGGTCCGAAGACTGCGGAACGACTGCGCGAAGCGGGCGTCGACGACGTGGGCGACCTCACGGACGTCGATCCGGACGAACTGGCCGAATCGGTGCAGGGCGTGACCGCCGACACCGTTCGCGAATGGCAGGCGGAGGCCGACTGACCGGCGAGCCGTGTCGGTCCTGGGCCGGCGCAGATGGCATCGCCGGGCCGGTGCCGGAGGGTCTTTTACGACAGCGGATGTAGCGATTACAGATGCGTCTCGACGAGTACATCGAGGAACTCGAACCGGACGAGGCCGCCGACCGGCGGCGACTCGCGGAGGAGAAGTCCTACGAGATCCTCGACTACGTCGAGGGGCTGGAGTCGGCCTTCGAATCCGCCATCACCGGCGACTCGATGGTCGGGAGCACGGCCCCGTCGGTCTTCGTCGGTCGGTCGTCCTACCCGAACGTCAACGCCGGCATCCTGGCCCCCGTCGGCCAGGAGGACCGTGCGAAGGATTTCGCCACGTCGGGTGACTGGTACGCCCGAGGACTCGACATCGACAACGTCCTCCAGTACCGGACCGGGCTGTTGAACTCGCGTCGGTCGGCGAAGGTGGCAGTCGACGACGTCTGGGACGGCTTCGTCGGGGTCCAGCGCGAGGTCGCCATCGCAGATCGGCCGGTCGACGTCGAAATCGGCCTCTCCGAGACGCCGACCTTCGACAGGGAGCGCTACGCGACGCCGCAGGCCAATGCGCCGTCGGGTCCCAACGCGACCGCCGAGTCCGCCGACCTCCGGGAGAATCCCCACGTTCCCCGGGCCGTGGAGAAGACCTTGGAAGACGACGACTGGCGTGCGGAGGGTGCGATGACTTACCTGTATCGGCGGGGATTCGACGTCTACGAGATCAACCGCATCCTCTCTGTCGGGGCGCTGGGTCAGGGCCAGCATCGCCGACTCGTTCCGACGCGGTGGTCCATCACGGCCGTCGACGACACGGTCGGCACGTTCCTTCGGGGGTCCATCCGTTCTAACCCGAGCGTGGACCAGGTCCAGGTGTTCGAGAACGAGTACCTGGGCAACCGATACTGGGTCGTCCTCGCTCCCGGGCGGTGGGAGTACGAACTCGTCGAGATGAAATCGCCGGGCAGTATCTGGAATCCCGATCCGGCGGGCGACGTCTTCCTGGGCAGCGCGTCCGAGGGGTTCGAGGGCCGGTCGGGGTACGTCGACGAGACCGCCGGCGCGTACTACGCCGCCAGACTCGGTGTGCTCGAATATCTGGACCGGATCGGCCGGCAGGCGAAGGTCCTGGTCCTCCGCGAGGTCTCCGACGATTACTGGGCGCCGGTCGGCGTCTGGCAGGTCCGCGAGAGCGTCAGGAACGCCTTCGACGGGCCGCCGATGGCCCAGCGAGGCGAGCGGGCGGACCTGGCCGGCGAGGCAGGGGTCGCCGAGACGTTCCACGACGCCGTCGAACAGATCGTCCCGCATCTGCCGATTTCGATGGGGACCCTCCGGCGAAAATCGACGCTGGTCTCCGGCCTCCAGACCGGTCTCGGCGACTTCGGCTGATTCCTGCCCAGAAGGATTATCGGTTTTCGTCCCGCACTTTCAGTATGGTCTTCGCCGTCCCCGCTGTCGTCGGTATCCCTGGCGGTCTCGAACTCTTGATCATCCTCTTCATCTTCGTCCTCCTGTTCGGGATTCCATTGACGATCCTGTTGTTCCTCGGTTATCGGCTCACGGACAAAGTGGGCGAATCGGCCGTCTCCGAGGACCGCCTCGAAGAACTCGAAGCCGAGGTCACGGAGCT is a genomic window of Halanaeroarchaeum sp. HSR-CO containing:
- the smc gene encoding chromosome segregation protein SMC, which translates into the protein MYIDEIVLDNFKSFGRTTKIPFYEDFTTISGPNGSGKSNIIDAILFALGLARTRGMRAEKLTDLIYNPSHEEGEVTGPKEANVEVILNNEDRTLSRTQVVNAAGTDDVGDVDRIRVKRRVKRTEDNYYSYYYLNGRSVNLSDITELLAQAGVAPEGYNVVMQGDVTGIIQMTPHERREIIDEIAGVAEFDQKKADAFEELDVVRERIDEAELRIEEKHERLDQLEDERETALEYQGLRDEKREYEGFQKAAELEERQEDLTATEADIEERSAELEELKAELDERRGEVLRLEEDLEDLNAEIERKGEDEQLAIKREIEEVKGEISRLEDQIDGAEERIEEAEQTRRQAFVQIDRKQEKIEDLEAEIREKKVEKSSLATEKQEKQTDLEAVQREIDDIDTEYDELKDALEEEKEALEAAKSARNDLQREKDRLIDEARRRSNDIEQARSNVEDAEETISELDSRIEDLRTELEKAQENESQIAAVVEDLKREKTERQDDLDDVEDDLGAAREEYARIEARADENGDSSYGRAVTTVLNAGFDGVHGTVGQLGGVEERYATACETAAGGRMANVVVDDDGVGQQCIDYLKSRNAGRATFLPLTEMYERSLPSAPNEPGVVDYAYNLVDFDEQYVAVFSYVLGDTLVVEDLDTARSLMGDRRLVTLDGDLIEKSGAMTGGSRSGSRYSFSKTGKGQLERVAERIQRLEDKRADIREDVRAIEGRLEDAREKRAAAADQVRDLESDIERIQGEREDAEDRIEAMESRIERLETEREDVDEQMQDLDADIAEKSDEIESIQAEIEEIEAELADSRVPELAAKREEIQAAIDDIESRMDDIDGDLNSLNLEKQYAEEAVDELHDDVEAAQNKKAAQQERIEELEAEIEENEGLLEEKREAVAELEEELAELKDDREGLKSELKEAKGHRDEKQQEVERVSNRLESLKRARDRLEEEIEELSETVEEYDPEEIPDLEEVERNIRRLETQMAELEPVNMKAIEDYDRVQSKLEDLEGRKDELVAERDAIQERIEKYDRLKKETFMEAYEAINEQFEDIFQRLSDGTGELVLENPADPFDGGLTMRAQPGDKPIQRLDAMSGGEKSLTALAFIFAIQRFNPAPFYALDEVDAFLDAANAERVGEMVDELATEAQFVVVSHRSAMLERSERAIGVTMQDENVSAVTGIDLAAQRELIADD
- a CDS encoding bZIP transcription factor, with protein sequence MSDERERHELEGRIRELEATVETLTSELVDTTERVRELEAAMDAETAEEQSVEEGASGWVPASEEVEGNGSASSSDEDGSSRDSDEIIVA
- the gatB gene encoding Asp-tRNA(Asn)/Glu-tRNA(Gln) amidotransferase subunit GatB — its product is MSAQAATQEDLAVVIGLEVHVQLETDTKIFCGCSTDTAGAEPNTHTCPVCLGLPGALPVLNEAAVESAVKLGKAIDAEVPERTRFHRKNYFYPDLPKGFQITQYDAPICQDGSLEISHEGEKRAIGIERAHLEEDPGSLQHVGGSIDTADYVTVDYNRAGVPLMEIVTRPDFRGPGEARAFLAKLEEVLEYLAIYDSQRDGSLRIDANISMVDAGEVDTDGSIADDVLAAANRTEVKNISSHKGAEKALAYEVTRQRNAIQRGREVEQETRHWDESRGITVSMRSKEAEKDYRYFREADLPPLEVSDWTDSIPIPELPDARRDRFQSDYGLDEEAADKLTSTKQVADFFEDVAERFDAELAATWVADDLLGELNYRDMSITDVADRLEEFARLVEMVADEEITEKNAREVVLRTMLDEGDSPDDVVEAAGLGKTSGDEVAQAVATAIEENPDAVEDYHAGEGGAINFLVGQVMQKTGGSADPGEVNELLRDAMDE
- a CDS encoding DNA topoisomerase I, which gives rise to MELIVTEKNNAARRIAEILSDGSATTERVGGVDVYRWGTHRVIGLSGHVVGVDFPEEYADWRDVEPAELVHASVQKRPTQDDIVRALKRLARRADDVVIATDYDREGELIGKEAYELVREENEDVPVRRVRFSSITENEVKNAFANPDELDFDLAEAGEARQIIDLIWGAALTRFLSLSARQMGNDFISVGRVQTPTLRLIVEKEREIDAFEPEDYWELFADLAKNGDAFEAQYFYRDDDGTEAERIWNEADASEATAILEGERAAIVESVSRRTRRDDPPAPFNTTQFIRAAGSLGFAAGRAMSIAEDLYTAGYITYPRTDNTVYPDDLDPEELLETFAGTGEFGEDATSLLQSESLSPTRGDNETTDHPPIHPTPDLPDKGDLSGDEWRVYELVVRRFFATLAEPAVWEHLRVVAETAGLRLKANGKRLREPGYHAVYPYFNTSENYVPDVEEGETLSIEDVRLEDKETQPPRRYGQSRLIEKMEDLGIGTKSTRHNVIEKLYDRGYIEEDPPRPTRLARAVVEAAEEFADLVVSEEMTSELEAEMTAIANGEKTLEEVTDDSREALDRIFAELGESREDIGEHLQESLKADKTLGPCPECGEDLLVRRSRRGSYFVGCDGYPECRFTLPLPNSGEPLVMDETCEEHDLRHVKMLAGRSTFVHGCPLCKAEEADDEEDRVIGDCPECGADHGGELAIKRLRNGNRLVGCTRYPDCEYSLPLPRRGEIEITDDHCEEHDLPELVVHDGDEPWELGCPICNYEEYSAAQNDADLESLDGVGPKTAERLREAGVDDVGDLTDVDPDELAESVQGVTADTVREWQAEAD
- the nreA gene encoding DNA repair protein NreA, with product MRLDEYIEELEPDEAADRRRLAEEKSYEILDYVEGLESAFESAITGDSMVGSTAPSVFVGRSSYPNVNAGILAPVGQEDRAKDFATSGDWYARGLDIDNVLQYRTGLLNSRRSAKVAVDDVWDGFVGVQREVAIADRPVDVEIGLSETPTFDRERYATPQANAPSGPNATAESADLRENPHVPRAVEKTLEDDDWRAEGAMTYLYRRGFDVYEINRILSVGALGQGQHRRLVPTRWSITAVDDTVGTFLRGSIRSNPSVDQVQVFENEYLGNRYWVVLAPGRWEYELVEMKSPGSIWNPDPAGDVFLGSASEGFEGRSGYVDETAGAYYAARLGVLEYLDRIGRQAKVLVLREVSDDYWAPVGVWQVRESVRNAFDGPPMAQRGERADLAGEAGVAETFHDAVEQIVPHLPISMGTLRRKSTLVSGLQTGLGDFG